The nucleotide sequence ttaccaaaaattaccagtaatttaccaaaaattaccagtaatttaccaaaaattaccagtaatttaccaaaaattaccagttatttaccagtaattaccagttatttaccagtaattaccagtaatttaccagtaattaccagtaatttaccaaaaattaccagtaatttaccaaaaattaccagtaatttaccaaaaaattaccagtaatttaccaaaaaaaatgataatttgccgaaaattaccggtaatttactttttgtaatttaccaaaaattaccagtaatttaccattaccaaaaattaccagtaatttaccattaccaaaaattaccagtaatttaccattaccaaaaattaccagtaatttaccactaccaaaaattaccgaagatttaccaaaaattaccagtaatttaccaataaagtaataattgataatttaccaaaaattaccaataatttattttttgttatttaccgaaaattattggtaatttaccaaaaacttttagtaattcaccaaaacttatcagtaattcaccaaaaactattggtaatttaccaataattactggtactttaccaaaaaataccagtaatttatatcaaaaaaattatcgaatcgAAAGTTcgaaaccaaaacaaaaaccgaaaaaaacttggaaactGAATACCGTGAAACGTCTCAACAAAATACAAagaaaaccgaaaaccgaattaaaaaaacaacaaaagataaatttcaaaaccaaaaaacaaaaaaaaaacgtaaaaacgaaatcaagaccaaaaaaaaatattgaaaactaaaaccaaacaaaactgaaaactagAGACcatgaaaaacatttcaaaaaaatctgaaatctgaaaaccaaaacattgaaattcaaaaaccaaaaacgaaaaaaaaatgaaaaatgtaccagaaaaaacacaatttaaaaaaattgaataacataCGCCAATAGCAGAAAACAAACGTagagaaacaaaaaagaaaatcaaaaaactggatgaaaacaaaactaaaatatCTGAAAGCAAGGAttaaaaacaaaccaaaaaaaaaaagaaaattgacaaTGGAAAACCTacaaacaaaagcaaaaaactgTACCAAAAAGTagcggtaatttaccaaaattaaataattttgaaaaactattacCTAACATGACTAgtcattcaccaaaaactacTGGTAGTTTaccaatttcaccaaaaattactggtgatttaccaaaattaacaagtaattttgaaaaaattatcatcactACAAATCATTTACcggttttaccaaaaattactggtaatttactgaaattaaCCAgtaatctaaaaaaatattgcctAAAATTACCGGTCATTTACCATAAACTAttggtgatttaccaaaaaataccggtaatttattttttaaaaattatcaaaagttactggtaatttaccaaaaattaccagtaccttattcaccaaaaataactaataatttatcaattaataaaaaattaccagtaaaatgatctgcaatttaccaaaatttaccagtaatttatcaaaaatttaccggtaatttaccaaaatttaccagtacttcaacaaaaatttaccaaaaattaccaaaatttaccagtaatttaccaacaatatccactaatttaacaaaaatgaccagtaacttactttaaaaaattatcaaaagttactggtaatttaccgaaaattatacattttttaccaaaaacgacaatttaccaaaatttactggtaatttaccaataatttaccaacaatatccattaatttaccaaaaatgaccagtaatttactttaaagaattatcaaaagttaccagtaagttaccaaaaattaccatgaaaaagctttttaaaagaaatcaaaaCCAAGCTCAAAAAACATGCATCAACAATCCTTGAGAAAGTGGGACAGACAGAAGGTCTCATGAAGCCAGAATGCAAgggtcaatgactttgagaggtcagacagacaggtcaatgaccttgacaAAGCCGGACAGGCAGACAAACGACATTGAAAAActagacagacgggtcaatgacctaaaaATGCAAGACACAGAACCATCGTCCTTGAGAAGCTAGACAAAAAGGTCAACGACTTTGACAGACCAGCCAGACAGGtaggcaggtcaatgacctaaggAGACTAGGCAGTCAGGTAGACAACCTTTAGAAGCCAGACATACAGATCAATAACCTCAATAGGCCAtaacagacgggtcaatgacctgaagaGACTGAACATGCAGACATTcaaccttgggaagccagacaggaagacagaccTCTTTGAAGAGCCAGATACAGTCAAACCTGGATAAGTGGAATCGCAAGGGAAACGGATTTTTTCCCACTTACATAGGTTTTCCACTAAAGTAggtttcacttatagaggttgaACAAATTGGAATTCCAGTTATGGAGGTTTTCGTTTCCCTACCACTTCCCCATCTAAATCTATGTTAAAGTCTTATATAAGTGGAATTGTATTCTGAGTAGCAGGACCTCTGGAACTGAGATGTTGctttcgttttacctctataagtgaaattcCCCTCCTTCTTACCTCGTTAACTGGAACGAATTCCACTTCTGGAGGTGCTGTTATGATAAATGTTTCAGTTATAGAGGTAAGAAGGAAAagaatttcacttatagaggtaaaacgaaagCAACATTTCAGTTCCAGAAGTTCTGctactcaaaacaaaattccacttACATAGGTTCTGTTTCCATTTAAAGAGGTGACTTTAACATGGGTTTACATAGGGAAGTGCTagggaaacgaattttattccacttatagaggttttccacTTACATGGGTTCCACTTATCCAAGTTTGACTGTAAATAGTTCAATGTCCTCAAGATGCCAGAAAGGaagatagacgaccttgagaagacaCTTAGATAAACcaaaagttgatgatttttttcagtttacaaaacatgatttgaacgaaatgaatcagaaaatggcaaaaaaaacacaggaaTGAAAACTAgcaaatgaaaatcaaaaaacagaaaaacagaatagaaaattcaaaaagaattatAAAACTTCACAATTCAAACAggaaatgaaaatggaaaaatcgaaaaacaaaatccCTAAAACATCCGTTTTCAAACCagtagaaaatgtaaaaaaacaaaaatggcagaaaaaattcaaaattaaatttcagaaaaacaaaaaactaactGAAAAGAATGAATATTAAaactaaaaatagaaaaccccacaaaatacataaaattgaaaaaaaacctataaCAATAActgataaatatgaaaaatccaaactaaaaaaatctACAGGTATTTCAATTACTTACCCAAGTAGGCTGGTGTTCCTACGACCGATCTTCTAAAAGATTTTTCTCCAATTATCCGAGCAAATCCAAAATCGCACAACTTGACTTGAGGAAAATCCGAATCCGAGCTCAGTAAAACGTTCTCCGGCTTCAAATCACAATGAACGATATTCTTACTATGTAAATGTTTCAGAGCGATTAAAATCTGcgaagaaaaaaccaaaacattaACTCCTCAATTTCATGGACTCTGCATTTGGCAGGCAAATGTTCAGAATAAAACTCACTTGGGTGATTAGAAATTTGGTAATTCTCTCTGGTAATCTGCCTTTTTCGCTTGATAATATCATCTCTAACATATCGCCTTTTAGTTTCTCCATAACGACAAAGATACGTTCTTCGTTTTCAAACATACGCTCGAGGTTCACAACACCAGGATGCGATAAATTCTGCAAAATGGCTACTTCGTTTTTCAGCTGAGCTTCTTGTTTGGTTGGAAAACGTAATTTGTCGATGACCTTGATGGCTACTTGTCTTTTGGTCTTACGATCTAACCCTAAATTCCAGAGAATGATCCAATTAGAAACCAGAGaaacttaattttcaaacatttgcaaTAAGAATCACTCACCTCCGTAGACAATACCAAATTGGCCTGATCCTAAAACCTCATCTGGAAATATCTGATACATCAAACTCATATCTGTGATGTTGTCTTCTGATTCTGTAGTTTCTGCAAAAACACACAAGCATGAGACGACATTGCACAAAGTATCACACCAAACCACTACTTGGATGGATTTCCAGACTTTtgtcatttcatcaaaaagaaaactaaaacgatgaaaatttataagttgTACTCACTCATATTAGAAGGAACTGGCATCAAAGCATGTTTCAACACTGTTTCCCAACTTTTAGCTAGATGAGATCCAATACCACTTTCTGTCGGTGGAAATGCTGGATTATTACCATTTAGACCACCATATAGAGGATCTTCTCCAACAAAATAATGTAAGCTCAcggttttaatttcaaaacaatgcATCACACCTGTAAACAGAATAGCACATATGTATTGGGTAAAACATTAATATTCATAGTAAACACAGGAAGCAATAAACCTTATCACCTATCAACTCACCTGGAATGTACTGAGTCTTGGCAGAATCCACAGACAAGATTTCAGACAATGGTATCTCCCTATAATATTTGGTGCCGGTATCACTTTGGAACAAGGTAATAGATTTCGAATCCAATCTCCAGTAATGTCTTTTCCTCTGCAAAATCCACCAACAAATATATTAATGCTACATAGTTATCACAAGTTACACACAGCatttaatttagcaaaaaataaaaaacaatcaatttagTGAATTAGCAACATTAAAACAAGATAGCCAAACTAAACATCAACTATAGCATTACAGTGTAATCCCACCTGTTTTTCTTTGTTGGTAAAATGAACCATCCAACCTTCTTTGATAACTTTAGATCCGCGTCTTTTGGTGTGCTTCACAGATTGTACAATTCTCATCAAAGGTATATTATTACTGGTGGTACTAATCGagttaaacaaaaacaaaaccaaaatacAAACATATAAAAGCGTTAAAATACAAATTGCAAGgtacaaaaattggaaaaacaaaataaaaacccTGGCGTAAACATACGGAAATGGTGCTCGAATAGATACCATACTACTGTACACATACCTACACTACAAtattgagaaaagaaaaattgtgtGATGTGACGTCAATTACATAAAATGTACATCGACTTAATGTCAGTGATAAGATGTAGTGGGTACTTTTAATGAATCATGAGATACAAATCGTCGTTCACGACCTAATCTTACTGATAAGAACATAAGAAAACAAATAAACCTCTGGTTTGATTTCCTTCTGTCACAATTTCAAGCCTCTCAACCGTTTAAGAATTAATTATCATGAATATTATCCTCAAGCTGTTAGAtagggttgaaaaaatttgtgaaccCTCAAGTTGTAAAATGAACAAGTCAAAAAGCTAGCAGATGGTCATGAAATTGCAATAGAATCATTGGAATTTAAAACATTATCTGGAAATCCAGAAAGGTGGTATCAATAAACCTCTAGGTTTGATTTCCTTCTGTCACAATTTACAGTCTATCAACCGTGTAAGAATTGATATCATGAATATTATCCTCAAGCTATTAGATAGGCTTGAAACAATTTGTGAACCCTCAAGTTGGCAAATGAACAAGTCAAAAAGCCAGCAGATGGTCATGAAATTGCAATGAATCATTAgagtttaaaaatattatctgGAAATCCAGTAGTGGATATGATCAACTTCAGGGAATGCTGGACAAGGTGCAAGATGCATGTCTAAAAGTGGGACTGAAAGTAAATAAAGGAAGACCAAAACTTTGTGCAATGGGTTTGTAGCTGACAAAAAATGTGCCCAGATGGAGGGCGATGAGATTGAGATGGTTGATGGATTTGTGTACCTTGGCCAAGATAAGACAATGAATAGTGATTTCAACAGAGAAATATCCAGGAGAATAAAACCATCACCGGCCACATATTTGAGGCTATGAGGAATAATCAGAGAGAAGTCAGTACCAATGTGTCTGAGAAGGAAAGTAGCCAATCAATGCATTATCCCACTGGCCTCATATGCTAGCAAGACATGGCCATTGATGAAGAAGCTGGAAGATAGAATTGTCAAGATGCTGAAGGTAAATGGAGGGGGTCAATGCTGGGGATAACACTCCAAGACAAATGGACAGTGGAGAAAATTTGGGAGGCCACAGGGATGACAGACATTATGAAGACAGCCAAGTGGAACAAGTGGTGCTGGTCTGGTCAAGTTGTCACAAGTGGGGATCAGCAATGGGTGGTAAAGACTACTGGGTTGAGACCAAATAGAAAATGGGCAACAGGAAGACATtgacatgattttacatgattgttgatagaaaaaagttggaacattatccacaaaggggttaatctaactacgtttaagataattgatgaaaaattgacactattttcaaaaactatgatgaaaatgctgatggtcgtcattgctgtctaaatttgtatctacagtcatgtgcaagattTCGATATATCGTAGATACCTTTGCAGACCCATGAGtgatatcaaaattcaggtcgtcttgtCAATTGGAAGTTGATGTCAACTATAAGATCGACAAACACATACACATCTGTGACCATCCAGGAAAAAAGGGACCTAGTcacgaaaaacaaaattccgAGAAAAACGCATTCAAAGTTATCAGCGGCGACTATGGCGTTTCAACACAATTTGGTGTGTGGGCATGGGGGGatcgttttttgttgttgtttggcAACTTGTATACAGTTGAAAAACACACCTTCTTTAGGTGACGCGATAGCTCTGTGGCAAAGTATCTGGATTACCACGCCAGAGGTACGTGGTTCGAATCCctcatttggcaatttttccaattttttttttcaatttcaatttttacaagttgattttcggcaaaaaatgtaatttgaatgtttttttggcttttgaaaatgaataatgaatttttgtgcaaaaattaaattattaaaaatgattgatttttaaaatttttttcaaattcaaaaatgagcttgAAGATCTGCCGatctcaaaattatcaaaaatttctgatgtttttagatgaagaaatcgaaaaaaaatcatcaaagtaaaaaaaaaaagtgtcatgaagaagaaaagttgagattaagttgaaaaaatttttgtttttgagttttttgcatcaaaattttgtgaatgtgCTTGTACAAAATGTTCATTTGAGGTATGATTTAGCAATCTAGGAActtcaaaaatggtttcaatcaatttttaagtgTTTTCAGGTCccgaatccaaaaaaaaagattttttgaaaaagtgatgctAAGGTCCCTTTTTTCCTGAATGGTcacatctacaaaattttgatattgtatagttacttttgacaatctaataattgtcatcaactttggcatcagCGAGACGACCTGCATTTCAATATCGATTATAGGGTCTACAAAAatatctacaaaatgtcgttATGAGTAGATACTCttgtagatcttgtaatcgacatcagccatctggttaatattgatgaaGAAGTTTATGTCGATTACAAGagatctataaaatatttttagaaatttcgaagtGTTGCTGACTCATTTGTCGATTTCACACAACAGTggcaatggtctagtggttaAAGAATGTGACAGAAGTGTGTGGCAACCTAGGTTTGATCACCACtcagggcaactttttttctttcaacacatttttttagggtgaaatatttttgagaataattttacttgaatcaaaaaaagtgttttggggacatttcgcacatttttaatcaaaatttgcttctttCAGACTCAAAAATATGACACCAATGTCGAGACCTTgtcgagacaaaaaatgaagggagaaGACAGTTGATTTTTACATCAACTTCTCACTCCTCATTTAAcgacattggtgtcaacaaatgtcCTGTCAACAAGTGACGGATTAGAGATCTCGTCTTTTCCATCAACTTTGGTATTGCTTGTGCTACGCGGGTAATGGACAAACatttcaacgtaaaaaaaaaacattgaagtaGAAGCTgactttttggatgcagaatccaggaaaccttctgctcatgcacCAAATGTGATGTTTATAGTGTTGTGATTGGTCTGGCGCCCCATTTAACACAACCAGCCACACAACCAAGACTAGTAAACGCTACTGTAAAGTGGCACATGCGAGGAATGTTTTTTGGATTCCGCATCCAAAAAGTTGGCTTCATATACCCcggtttgaaatatttgtccatTACATATGGTCGACGCGGGAAGACcaaaatggagatgggaagATGAGATATGTACATGTGACGGAGAATGGTGGAATACAGCCCAGGACTAGAGCTCCTGGAAGGAAGTTGGGGAGGCCTTTATCCAGCAgtggattgagaaaaaaaggctgaaaagacggaagaagaaaaagaagaagaaagatcGACTGTTCAAAGAGTTGAAGTGGGTAGAGACGAGAATGAGTTGTAAAGATAAGACACAAAGTAGCAGACTGATCACAAAACATTGGGTGGTACCCTGCGCCTCAGCATTTCTGGCTGTGAAGAGATTTTTCCTCAAATGCACTAACAAACCATATACACAAGGTAGTGCATCAGCAAGTGAATTGCTGTAAGTTGAGTGCCCAAATGGACCCTAGGCTCCTTACTAAACAGCACAAATCTCAACAAATACTCAGTtcccttgaaattttgcagGGGTTTGTCCAAGAAGGTaataattttctcaagaaaCTCATGACTGGAGATGAAACCTGGGTTTTCCACAACATGCCAGAGACCAAATGAATGAGCATGCAGTGGAAACACATGACTTCCCTTAGTATTGTCAAAGCAAAGCAGGTGCCAATTCAGAAGAAGCTTATGGCAATGGTATTCTGATTGTACGACTTTAACAAACCTTCATCGAGCAATTCAGAATAAACGACaacagaaaattattgaaaggaATCCATTTACTCCATAACAACGCTAGACCTCACTCAGCTTGAGAAATGCACTGTGACCTCATCAGTGAGATTGGTTGGAATTAGTCAACTCACTCTACCTACAGTGGTAACTTGGCCTCCAGTGACTACCATGTGTTCCCTAGGCTCAAATCAGACAATGGGCATCAAATTTGAGAATGaggaagagttgaaaaatttaatgtgGAACTACATAGCTATATCATCAAGTGGTAATATTCTATGAGGAAGGTATATGTATTATTATGTTAATCTGTAGATTagataaatgttggtaatgattgaaaagttgaataaatgtAGGAAAGTGAATTAAAGTCTGCTGAATACAATGgtgtgttcattttttctctacCTCTTCTGGTTTTCTATTAACATGGGAGGGAAATTTACTCATCATACAACCCGTGTGTCAAGGACATAACATGGGAGGGAAATTTACTCATCATACAACCCATGTGTCCAGGACAGACTCTTGGACCAACACATAAATCCCTAATGAAAGTCGATCATACTAAACATTTTCTAGAATCCTGTGATATTTTGGGCACAAAATTaaagaaaacaaagaaaattaacATTGAAGAGTGTTTGGGCCAAGATGATGCATTTTAGAGACATCAAATAAGTTGTGGTTGAAAAGCATAGGTAGTAAAACTCTGGAATTGAGGGTTGCATGATGTGAGATGATCAACTAAGCAGGAGTTGCAAGGCTTCATTGCCTAAGCTCAATGTGTATCATTATACACAGCATAAAATGGACCATGAGCAACCAACACAATGTGagagaaaaacaaaatccaAAGACCCGGTATTTCTGAAAAGCAGTGATGGATATTCCTACTAGTTATGATGTCATAATCTGTACAACAATGTCTATGGTAATTTCCATGACAAGAAACCAGATAGAAAACCAAATCCAGAAACAACCAACAACCTGAAAGAATTGCCCAAAACAAAAACTAGGAGCGGTATTGTCTCAAAACAAAAACTAGATGTgctattttctcaaaattgaaactgtaAACAAATCAAAATATCCATATCTGTTttggtattaaaattttgaactatttGGATCTTCAACTTTCTTGTTGTGATTTTATATGCATATGTACATCAGTCTATAACCTCACATAAAAATCTATGTAGTACACACCAATAAATGGATTATTATGTAGATAATCttttactccattttttttttttttaggctgAATGCTGAAATAATGAATAGGTACATGAAACTTTCATCACCCCATGAAGGCCTTCTTGAACATGAAGTTTTGGGAAAAACCCCATTAATGACCAGCAATCCACTATTGAAGAGtcgaggggagggggagaaagaGAACCACCACAGACCAATGATTCAAGTCGTTTTACTCTTTCCATGATGAAGCAGTTCAAAGCATTCACAACTCAATTTGTTACAATTTAACCCTAATTCTATTTCACcatctttcctttttttccattttcaacaaatcaaattataaaacaaCTTCCTTACAAGTTCACTACTGCTCCTCTAACTGGAACTGGATCAAAGATGCTATCACATTATCAAACATCAAACAATCTTATAGACTTGGGTTGCAAGTGAGTATAAAATACAGTGCGATAAAACTTGGTTAAAATGATTATTTCTGTTACAGTGGCTTTTTACGCGCTAATAACTGGGAATCACTCTATACTTTTGTTATTTACACAtaacgatgtaaaaaaaaaaaaaaacaacactaaAATGTTACACATCGACGGATGCTGTCATCCAGTGATGCATCATGTCATTaaataatcatttaaaattacctTATTCGTTTCCTTTGTTCTTCTAAATCATTATCAATTTCGCTGCTTGTGATATCCTGCAAAAAGTCAACATCGAATGAAGCGATTAGACATACATAAATATCAACACAAAGATAAACCAGAAAACAATCATTTTATATACTTACAATAAATGGAGGAGTACCACCATTGGCTAATGTGGCTGTATTTTCAGTATCGTTATTACAACTGGTagactgcgaattagagatacTTTCGTTGTCACTGTCTTCATCATCTTTGGATTCTTCCTTATCAGGTTCATTACTATTGGAAGGATCTGACAAATCGCCTAATGaacacaaaaatcaaatcaaaaaaaaaatcaccaatcagCAATCACAAATGATGATTATTGTAGCCACATGTGGATATATGTATTACCTGCAGGTTCCTTAGGATTTTCTCCACTACAGTCTTTGGGTACTTTATCCATGCATTTCTTATGAACATTGTAATGACAATCTTTGCACTGCAGACCTTGCTTGAAGATACCTTTGAGCAGCTTCTTACAAAATTGGCAAACGGTAGGTCTGGTGTAATTGTGCAAGACGAATGTATGCGGTATCATTACATGGTTTGAACCGTCTTTCTCACTCCAGGTTGTACTACGTGGTAATGGCGAATACTTGATGATTCCTTTGGATGAAAATACCGAGCTGGTCTGTGAACAAAGATATTCAGATGGGAATTAGTTGAATAAGGAAACTGTTTATGAAGCAGCATCTTCCAGAGTTTGAGACTGCAGCAGGTTACTAACCGAATTGGAATCATCTGAGGCAGAAGCCAGAGACGAATTGGAACCAAAATTCGACGGACTTCGAGGCACTTGCAGAGTAGATGACCGACGTCTCTTGCCGATAACTGCCGAAGATCCAGCACAATTGTTCGGTACCTTGACGACACATCTTTTATGGAAATTCAACGAGCATCCTGTGTAACCATAAGTCAAAAACATTTTagttcttttcaaatttcaatattcaccccaaagctgaagaaaaaaaccacctaCCTTCGCATTTAAGACCTTGCCGGACCAATCCAAACAGCATCTCGCCGCAGAAATCGCAAAACGTGGGAGCCTTGTAGGAATGCACAGATAATGTATGCGGTCGAACTTGAACTTCTTGTACATCTTCTTCGCTGATTATTTGACCTTGgaagaaaaacaaaccaaataAATTGGAGCACGTTCTGCATATTATACGTGTACCCATAAAGAACACCGTTTCAGTACAAGACGTATACATATAAGTAAAGGGTCAATTAAAACGTATCAATTAGTATGATTAATAGGTCATAATACGAGGAAACGAAAGGTACGAGTACATCTGACACGCAACAGTTTACATAGTGTATAGTCTCTTCGCTTCACCTTCCCCTAAACTgtgttttaggtaggtaaggtactcgtTGTCTGGAGCATATTAGCCGAATGTACGTAATTTTGTTTCGAATGCCAGCAGTTTGAACACGTCGTCGTGCACCGCTTCACTTGGAAAACCTCTCGAGAGAAGCACGTGTctaaacttgagaatttttaacaTCGTTTGCTGATCTATAGGTACGATACAAGCGTCATTTTTCTCGCCATTCTGTGTAAACATTTTCTCTTTGCAGAATGCAGAGAAAGGCACGCGACCGAATGTATCAAAGGTTAGGGGAATTGgaatattatactcgtacattcgaCTCAATTCTGTGAGTTTGAAATAGACACGCGATTATGGCAAACGACGATGGTATAATACTACGAGTAGCCCGACCCGAAAGTAAataatcgaatttttcgttCGTTTAATTACACCCTGGACATTTGAATCGTTAAACCGGAGGCAAATATTCAAAGctcaaaatcgcgttttcaaAAGCCATTATAGTGTTCTTGTTGTTTATTTTAGGTATCTAATTCGAAGTTATCTATCCGTATTTACAATGGAGAACAAATTGCAACGATAttcgaacacaaaaaaaatatttgctcatttcaaaatttgaataaactcgaaccaaaaataaagccagggatttcacaaaatttttcacaagttcTCTAATAGATACTGAAAAAACATCATTATCAAGTTCTCAAGTATTATTACCTGAAAGTACAATCTCGACCAAAACCTCGTCCACAATATCGGAGGCGGCATTTACATAATGGAGAATATTTGGTGATGAGTAATCGTGTCGAAA is from Planococcus citri chromosome 1, ihPlaCitr1.1, whole genome shotgun sequence and encodes:
- the PKD gene encoding serine/threonine-protein kinase D1 isoform X1; protein product: MTSRKHRQHCENLLCASRTSHDNMEENEVTFLFQFGLVRDTVTANVGSLNLKSLKDYACEFVNTKCPDHGVSRLSDRLLLFRHDYSSPNILHYVNAASDIVDEVLVEIVLSGQIISEEDVQEVQVRPHTLSVHSYKAPTFCDFCGEMLFGLVRQGLKCEGCSLNFHKRCVVKVPNNCAGSSAVIGKRRRSSTLQVPRSPSNFGSNSSLASASDDSNSTSSVFSSKGIIKYSPLPRSTTWSEKDGSNHVMIPHTFVLHNYTRPTVCQFCKKLLKGIFKQGLQCKDCHYNVHKKCMDKVPKDCSGENPKEPAGDLSDPSNSNEPDKEESKDDEDSDNESISNSQSTSCNNDTENTATLANGGTPPFIDITSSEIDNDLEEQRKRISTTSNNIPLMRIVQSVKHTKRRGSKVIKEGWMVHFTNKEKQRKRHYWRLDSKSITLFQSDTGTKYYREIPLSEILSVDSAKTQYIPGVMHCFEIKTVSLHYFVGEDPLYGGLNGNNPAFPPTESGIGSHLAKSWETVLKHALMPVPSNMKTTESEDNITDMSLMYQIFPDEVLGSGQFGIVYGGLDRKTKRQVAIKVIDKLRFPTKQEAQLKNEVAILQNLSHPGVVNLERMFENEERIFVVMEKLKGDMLEMILSSEKGRLPERITKFLITQILIALKHLHSKNIVHCDLKPENVLLSSDSDFPQVKLCDFGFARIIGEKSFRRSVVGTPAYLAPEVLRNKGYNRSLDMWSVGVIIYVSLSGTFPFNEDEDINEQIQNAAFMYPPHPWKDISDDAIDLINNLLQVKKRKRYTVDKSLAHVWLQDYQTWRDLRDLENQFGCRYLTHESDDARWTNYQKHCLT
- the PKD gene encoding serine/threonine-protein kinase D1 isoform X2; this encodes MEENEVTFLFQFGLVRDTVTANVGSLNLKSLKDYACEFVNTKCPDHGVSRLSDRLLLFRHDYSSPNILHYVNAASDIVDEVLVEIVLSGQIISEEDVQEVQVRPHTLSVHSYKAPTFCDFCGEMLFGLVRQGLKCEGCSLNFHKRCVVKVPNNCAGSSAVIGKRRRSSTLQVPRSPSNFGSNSSLASASDDSNSTSSVFSSKGIIKYSPLPRSTTWSEKDGSNHVMIPHTFVLHNYTRPTVCQFCKKLLKGIFKQGLQCKDCHYNVHKKCMDKVPKDCSGENPKEPAGDLSDPSNSNEPDKEESKDDEDSDNESISNSQSTSCNNDTENTATLANGGTPPFIDITSSEIDNDLEEQRKRISTTSNNIPLMRIVQSVKHTKRRGSKVIKEGWMVHFTNKEKQRKRHYWRLDSKSITLFQSDTGTKYYREIPLSEILSVDSAKTQYIPGVMHCFEIKTVSLHYFVGEDPLYGGLNGNNPAFPPTESGIGSHLAKSWETVLKHALMPVPSNMKTTESEDNITDMSLMYQIFPDEVLGSGQFGIVYGGLDRKTKRQVAIKVIDKLRFPTKQEAQLKNEVAILQNLSHPGVVNLERMFENEERIFVVMEKLKGDMLEMILSSEKGRLPERITKFLITQILIALKHLHSKNIVHCDLKPENVLLSSDSDFPQVKLCDFGFARIIGEKSFRRSVVGTPAYLAPEVLRNKGYNRSLDMWSVGVIIYVSLSGTFPFNEDEDINEQIQNAAFMYPPHPWKDISDDAIDLINNLLQVKKRKRYTVDKSLAHVWLQDYQTWRDLRDLENQFGCRYLTHESDDARWTNYQKHCLT